One Manihot esculenta cultivar AM560-2 chromosome 6, M.esculenta_v8, whole genome shotgun sequence DNA segment encodes these proteins:
- the LOC110618229 gene encoding protein indeterminate-domain 16: MEEDDQKELQLLPSQNFSYSHMSSRPPGSSPLRYQSSSVTVSGDHPQFGGPSLDLQLSISLSPIQAPSNCVLAAPICDFIDGNKADTSCVEEMKWQAAEQIRLAAIEKAYAERVRELTRREMELAQSELARARQMWQKAREEMEKAERMKERATRQIDSTCMEITCQSCRQRFKP; encoded by the coding sequence ATGGAAGAAGACGATCAGAAAGAGTTGCAGCTGCTTCCTTctcaaaacttttcttattcACACATGTCGTCGCGGCCTCCAGGTTCTTCTCCGTTGAGGTATCAATCATCATCGGTGACTGTGTCTGGTGATCATCCTCAATTTGGAGGGCCATCGCTGGACTTGCAATTATCAATCAGTCTTAGTCCAATCCAGGCACCATCTAACTGTGTTCTAGCAGCTCCCATTTGTGATTTTATTGATGGAAACAAAGCCGATACGAGCTGCGTGGAGGAGATGAAATGGCAGGCGGCGGAGCAAATTAGATTGGCTGCCATTGAAAAAGCTTATGCAGAGAGAGTGAGGGAGCTGACAAGAAGGGAGATGGAATTAGCGCAGTCAGAGTTGGCAAGAGCAAGACAAATGTGGCAAAAAGCTAGAGAAGAGATGGAGAAGGCGGAGAGAATGAAGGAGAGAGCCACTAGGCAGATAGATTCTACGTGCATGGAGATCACTTGCCAATCCTGCAGGCAAAGGTTCAAGCCTTGA